A genome region from Sceloporus undulatus isolate JIND9_A2432 ecotype Alabama chromosome 1, SceUnd_v1.1, whole genome shotgun sequence includes the following:
- the FOS gene encoding proto-oncogene c-Fos, with the protein MMYQGFTTADYEASSSRCSSASPAGDSLTYYPSPADSFSSMGSPVNPQDFCTDLAASSANFVPTVTAISTSPDLQWMVQPTLISSVAPSQARPHPYGLQAPQAGPYSRPGMLKAAGSRGQSIGRRGKMEQLTPEEEEKRRIRRERNKMAAAKCRNRRRELTDTLQAETDHLEEEKSALEAEIAQLLKEKEQLEFILAAHRPACKLPETLRFHQDLTLANAAASPLGLLSGGPSEEEAEEEEEEAMEALALRGEAKAEPLEDFFLGPPSRRVPDAVELSGGSSSSFYAAEWEALGPASELEPLCTPVVTCTPGPCPPAAASSSGAYSSAFAFTFPESSEAFPSCAAAHRKGSTSNEPSSDSLSSPTLLAL; encoded by the exons ATGATGTACCAGGGCTTCACCACCGCCGACTACGAGGCCTCTTCCTCCCGCTGCAGCAGCGCTTCTCCGGCCGGGGACAGCCTCACTTACTACCCCTCTCCCGCCGACTCTTTCTCCAGCATGGGATCGCCGGTCAACCCGCAG GATTTCTGCACCGACCTGGCTGCTTCCAGTGCCAACTTCGTGCCCACCGTGACGGCCATCTCCACCAGCCCGGATTTGCAATGGATGGTCCAGCCCACCCTCATCTCCTCGGTGGCTCCTTCCCAGGCTCGGCCCCATCCCTACGGGCTCCAGGCCCCGCAAGCAGGACCCTATTCCCGGCCAGGGATGCTCAAGGCGGCCGGGAGCCGAGGGCAAAGCATCGGACGGAGGGGCAAAATGGAGCAG CTGACGCccgaagaggaggaaaagaggcgAATCCGGCGGGAGAGGAACAAGATGGCAGCTGCTAAGTGCCGCAACCGGAGAAGGGAGCTCACCGACACTTTGCAAgcg GAGACGGACCACTTGGAGGAGGAGAAGTCTGCGCTGGAGGCGGAGATCGCGCAGCTGCTGAAGGAGAAGGAGCAGCTGGAGTTCATCCTGGCCGCCCACCGCCCGGCCTGCAAGCTCCCCGAGACGCTCCGCTTCCACCAAGACCTGACCCTCGCCAACGCCGCCGCCTCCCCGCTGGGGCTTCTGTCCGGAGGCCCCtcggaggaagaggcagaggaggaggaggaggaggcgatggAGGCCTTGGCGCTGCGGGGGGAGGCCAAGGCCGAGCCCCTGGAGGACTTCTTCCTGGGGCCGCCCTCGCGGCGGGTGCCGGACGCGGTGGAGCTCTCGGGGGGCTCCTCGTCCTCCTTCTACGCCGCCGAGTGGGAGGCCCTGGGCCCGGCCTCGGAGCTGGAGCCGCTCTGCACCCCGGTGGTCACCTGCACCCCGGGCCCCTGCccccccgccgccgcctcctcctccggcgCCTACAGCTCGGCCTTCGCCTTCACCTTCCCCGAGAGCAGCGAGGCCTTCCCCAGCTGCGCCGCCGCCCACCGCAAGGGCAGCACCAGCAACGAGCCCTCCTCCGACTCCCTCAGCTCCCCCACGCTCCTCGCCTTGTGA